One segment of Nocardioides sp. QY071 DNA contains the following:
- a CDS encoding sensor histidine kinase: MRLANSSLYWKVCLINAAVLCAGAVVLMLSPASVSRRVLVSEAVVLVVGTGLVLVLTGVLLRAALAPVDRVIREMATVRLGGEGRRLEVRTSGDGPGAQLVRSYHAMLDRLEGERRASDAQAIAAQEAERHRIARELHDQVGQDLTVVLLGLKQLEDRVPPELRSELALLRESARTGLDDVRRVARELRPGVLEDLGLQPALAALATDVAALGGPVVRRTFAPGMPTLGRDTEVVVYRVAQEALTNVVRHAGATRVDLSLLRVGPHLVLEVADDGSGLDGAVWGTGIQGMRDRSALVGGTLSVDSSTRGTTVRLRVPVVDRVGAG, from the coding sequence GTGCGGCTCGCGAACTCGTCCCTGTACTGGAAGGTGTGCCTGATCAACGCAGCCGTGCTGTGCGCGGGCGCGGTGGTGCTGATGCTGTCCCCGGCGAGCGTCTCGCGGCGGGTGCTGGTCTCGGAGGCGGTCGTGCTCGTCGTCGGGACCGGCCTGGTGCTCGTGCTGACCGGCGTGCTGTTGCGGGCCGCGCTCGCACCGGTGGACCGGGTGATCCGCGAGATGGCGACCGTCCGGCTGGGAGGGGAGGGCCGCCGGCTCGAGGTCCGTACGTCGGGCGACGGGCCGGGCGCCCAGCTGGTGCGCAGCTACCACGCGATGCTCGACCGGCTGGAGGGCGAGCGCCGCGCCAGCGACGCGCAGGCGATCGCCGCCCAGGAGGCCGAGCGGCACCGGATCGCGCGCGAGCTCCACGACCAGGTCGGCCAGGACCTCACCGTGGTGCTGCTCGGGCTCAAGCAGCTCGAGGACCGGGTGCCGCCCGAGCTGCGCTCCGAGCTCGCGCTGCTGCGGGAGAGTGCGCGCACCGGCCTCGACGACGTACGCCGGGTGGCGCGCGAGCTGCGCCCCGGAGTCCTCGAGGACCTCGGCCTGCAGCCCGCGCTGGCCGCGCTGGCGACCGACGTCGCAGCGCTCGGCGGGCCGGTCGTTCGCCGTACCTTCGCGCCGGGGATGCCCACCCTCGGCCGCGACACCGAGGTCGTCGTCTACCGGGTCGCGCAGGAGGCGCTGACCAATGTCGTCCGGCACGCCGGCGCCACCCGGGTCGACCTGTCGCTGCTGCGGGTCGGTCCCCACCTCGTGCTGGAGGTGGCCGACGACGGCTCCGGGCTCGACGGCGCGGTGTGGGGGACGGGCATCCAGGGCATGCGCGACCGCTCCGCGCTGGTCGGCGGCACGCTGTCGGTCGACTCCTCGACCCGGGGGACGACGGTGCGGCTGCGGGTCCCGGTGGTGGACCGGGTGGGTGCCGGATGA
- a CDS encoding helix-turn-helix transcriptional regulator — MAAHSSLTMVGRDTELAEAIAVLDDAVSAAEAGTSRRAVLLSGDAGVGKTRLLRSLRDHALDTGWQVLAGHCLDFGDSALPYLPFSEVLGRLDASHPELVEAVAAVHPALTRLQPGRRTRVVGDESTDERSRGADRGDTLVAVHALLEAAATEAPVLLVVEDLHWADQSTRDMLGFLFTRAFARPVAIVASYRSDDLHRRHPLRRQVAEWTRLPQVGRLGLGPLPAEAVRALVGELAPAGLDERSVARIVERAEGNAFFVEELVASGSCADGDVPGDLADLLLVRLDRLSEEARHVVRVASVAGRRVTHDLLAATADVPVDRLDSGIRQAVEMNVLEVGGHLYSFRHALLGEAIYDDLLPGERVRLHARYVSALSSGAAGGTSAELARHARRANDLDRAVTASIEAGDEAMAVGGPDEAADHYQQALELLEDPERVARLEVDHAKLVVRAATALITGGNAVRAGQLVTARLAQLPADAPDVDRSRLLNAQAEVLAMTETELDPVEVSAHALALAPEGESPLRAKVLANHARILGAYRPEEQEAAEAFATEALALAERLALPELASDIVTTLSGLRVKAAAGSEQDALRGALESAVDSAVRAGAFQAEIRGRWLLGRSYQDSGDWEQSARWFRSAMALGEQAGLVWAPFSIESRWQLTRISYLLGDWDDVLALVEGVDGLSGPPIPRGIIEPARLSVLAARGEDVLDRLLALRPLWEDEGGVAVYSSGAEIELHGDRGDAAAAIAVYDHVVEVLGRIWGEYFGGRIRLAAGVLAGIARAMPRASAAERRVLAARADTLLADGEAVLAAIRERSGPWGPEGRMWTDRLIAEHRRVQWLSGGEGAEGARRDELLAAWEAALDSTLKVGNVPELLRVRAAYAQILRLAGDTARARDEADQARALADRLRAPLLVADLAAEAGTARSTAATSHSGGAALTARELEILALVAEGRSNGEIGKQLFISTKTVSVHVSNILGKLGAAGRTEAAAIARRDGLLP, encoded by the coding sequence GTGGCCGCACACAGCAGCCTGACCATGGTCGGGCGTGACACCGAGCTCGCCGAGGCGATCGCGGTCCTCGACGACGCCGTCAGCGCCGCCGAGGCCGGGACGTCGCGGCGTGCGGTGCTGCTGTCCGGCGACGCCGGCGTCGGCAAGACCCGGCTGCTGCGCTCGCTGCGCGACCACGCACTCGACACCGGTTGGCAGGTGCTGGCCGGTCACTGTCTCGACTTCGGCGACAGTGCGCTGCCCTACCTGCCCTTCAGCGAGGTGCTCGGCCGGCTCGACGCCAGCCACCCCGAGCTGGTCGAGGCGGTCGCCGCCGTCCACCCGGCGCTGACCCGGCTCCAGCCGGGGCGGCGCACGCGCGTGGTCGGCGACGAGTCCACCGACGAGCGCAGCCGCGGCGCAGACCGTGGCGACACCCTCGTGGCCGTGCACGCGCTGCTCGAGGCGGCGGCCACCGAGGCGCCGGTGCTGCTGGTGGTCGAGGACCTCCATTGGGCCGACCAGTCGACGCGCGACATGCTCGGGTTCCTGTTCACCCGGGCCTTCGCGCGGCCGGTGGCCATCGTGGCGTCGTACCGCTCCGACGACCTGCACCGCCGCCACCCGCTGCGCCGCCAGGTCGCGGAGTGGACCCGGCTGCCGCAGGTCGGGCGGCTCGGCCTGGGCCCGCTGCCGGCAGAGGCGGTGCGGGCGCTGGTCGGCGAGCTCGCGCCGGCCGGCCTCGACGAGCGCTCGGTGGCCCGGATCGTCGAGCGGGCCGAGGGCAACGCCTTCTTCGTCGAGGAGCTCGTCGCGTCGGGTTCGTGCGCCGACGGCGACGTTCCCGGCGACCTGGCCGACCTGCTGCTGGTCCGGCTAGACCGCCTCTCAGAGGAGGCCCGCCACGTCGTCCGCGTCGCCAGCGTCGCCGGGCGCCGGGTCACCCACGACCTGCTCGCCGCGACCGCCGACGTACCGGTCGACCGGCTCGACTCCGGCATCCGCCAGGCGGTCGAGATGAACGTCCTCGAGGTGGGCGGACATCTCTACTCCTTCCGCCACGCACTGCTCGGCGAGGCGATCTACGACGACCTGCTGCCCGGGGAGCGGGTCCGGCTGCACGCCCGCTACGTGTCCGCACTCTCCAGCGGTGCCGCCGGCGGTACGTCGGCCGAGCTGGCCCGCCACGCCCGCCGGGCCAACGACCTCGACCGGGCGGTCACCGCCAGCATCGAGGCCGGCGACGAGGCGATGGCGGTCGGTGGCCCCGACGAGGCGGCCGACCACTACCAGCAGGCGCTGGAGCTGCTCGAGGATCCCGAGCGGGTGGCCCGGCTCGAGGTCGACCACGCCAAGCTGGTCGTCCGCGCCGCCACCGCGCTGATCACCGGCGGCAACGCGGTCCGGGCCGGGCAGCTGGTCACCGCCCGCCTGGCGCAGCTGCCGGCCGACGCGCCCGATGTCGACCGCTCCCGGCTGCTCAACGCCCAGGCCGAGGTGCTGGCGATGACCGAGACCGAGCTCGACCCGGTCGAGGTCTCGGCGCACGCGCTGGCCCTGGCCCCCGAGGGCGAGAGCCCGTTGCGGGCCAAGGTGCTCGCCAACCACGCCCGGATCCTCGGTGCCTACCGGCCCGAGGAGCAGGAGGCGGCCGAGGCGTTCGCGACCGAGGCGCTCGCGCTCGCCGAGCGGCTGGCTCTGCCCGAGCTCGCCTCCGACATCGTCACCACGCTCAGCGGGCTGCGGGTCAAGGCTGCCGCCGGGTCGGAGCAGGACGCCCTGCGCGGGGCGCTCGAGTCCGCCGTCGACAGCGCGGTCCGGGCCGGCGCCTTCCAGGCCGAGATCCGCGGCCGCTGGCTGCTCGGCCGCTCCTACCAGGACTCCGGCGACTGGGAGCAGTCCGCGCGCTGGTTCCGCTCCGCCATGGCGCTCGGCGAGCAGGCCGGCCTGGTCTGGGCGCCGTTCAGCATCGAGTCGCGCTGGCAGCTCACCCGGATCAGCTACCTCCTCGGCGACTGGGACGACGTGCTCGCGCTGGTCGAGGGCGTCGACGGGCTCAGCGGTCCGCCGATCCCGCGCGGCATCATCGAGCCGGCCCGGCTCTCGGTCCTGGCCGCCCGCGGCGAGGACGTCCTCGACCGGCTCCTCGCCCTGCGCCCGCTCTGGGAGGACGAGGGCGGCGTCGCCGTCTACAGCTCCGGCGCCGAGATCGAGCTCCACGGCGATCGTGGCGACGCGGCGGCGGCGATCGCGGTCTACGACCACGTGGTCGAGGTGCTCGGGCGGATCTGGGGCGAGTACTTCGGCGGCCGGATCCGGCTCGCCGCCGGCGTCCTGGCCGGCATCGCCCGCGCCATGCCGCGGGCCAGTGCCGCCGAGCGGCGGGTGCTGGCGGCCCGGGCCGACACGCTGCTCGCCGACGGCGAGGCGGTCCTCGCTGCGATCCGCGAGCGCAGCGGCCCCTGGGGACCCGAGGGCCGGATGTGGACCGACCGGCTGATCGCCGAGCACCGCCGCGTGCAGTGGCTGAGCGGCGGCGAGGGTGCCGAGGGTGCCCGCCGCGACGAGCTCCTCGCCGCGTGGGAGGCCGCGCTCGACTCGACCCTGAAGGTCGGGAACGTGCCCGAGCTGCTCCGGGTGCGGGCGGCGTACGCCCAGATCCTGCGGCTCGCCGGCGACACCGCCCGCGCTCGCGACGAGGCCGACCAGGCGCGCGCTCTCGCCGACCGGCTACGCGCGCCCCTCCTGGTCGCCGACCTCGCCGCCGAGGCGGGCACCGCGCGGAGCACCGCCGCGACCAGCCACTCCGGCGGGGCCGCGCTGACCGCGCGGGAGCTGGAGATCCTGGCGCTCGTCGCCGAGGGTCGGTCCAACGGCGAGATCGGCAAGCAGCTGTTCATCAGCACCAAGACGGTCAGCGTCCACGTCTCCAACATCCTCGGCAAGCTCGGCGCGGCCGGCCGCACCGAGGCGGCCGCGATCGCGCGCCGCGACGGTCTCCTGCCGTAG
- a CDS encoding ArsB/NhaD family transporter has translation MILTSAALSVFIVAYALIATERVHRVAAALGGVAAMAVIGLVDAQSAFFDHETGIDWNVIFLLFGMMVIVGVLKQTGLFEFLALWAALRSGGHPYRLLVLLVLISATVAPILDNVTCVLLVAPVTISVCRQLGLPSAPYLISLILASNIGGTATLIGDPPNIIIGSRAGLSFDDFLVHSLPLTVILLVLFVVMARWLFRRSFGEPVDVTDVLGDLRPRDAITNQRMLVRCLVVLGLVMVAFSLHTVLHLAPSLVAMLGAGATVLVSRTEPEEFLEEVEWGTLAFFMALFVLVGSLVQVGVIGRISELAAEAMGERELLAATALLFGSGVVGAFVDNIPYTTATVPIVEEMVSATGSSGADSPLWWAFVFGADLGGNATAVAAGANVVVLGIAAKSGEPISFWQFTRYGVVVTLMTLVVAWLYVYLRYFAWA, from the coding sequence GTGATCCTCACGTCCGCCGCCCTGTCCGTCTTCATCGTCGCCTACGCCCTCATCGCCACCGAGCGGGTGCACCGGGTCGCGGCCGCGCTGGGCGGCGTCGCCGCGATGGCGGTGATCGGGCTGGTGGACGCGCAGTCGGCCTTCTTCGACCACGAGACCGGCATCGACTGGAACGTCATCTTCCTGCTGTTCGGGATGATGGTGATCGTCGGCGTGCTCAAGCAGACCGGGCTGTTCGAGTTCCTCGCGCTGTGGGCCGCGCTGCGCTCCGGCGGGCACCCCTACCGGCTGCTCGTGCTGCTCGTCCTGATCAGCGCCACCGTCGCCCCGATCCTCGACAACGTCACGTGCGTGCTGCTGGTCGCGCCGGTCACGATCTCGGTGTGCCGCCAGCTGGGACTGCCCTCGGCGCCGTACCTCATCTCACTGATCCTCGCCTCCAACATCGGAGGTACGGCGACCCTCATCGGCGACCCGCCCAACATCATCATCGGCAGCCGGGCCGGCCTCAGCTTCGACGACTTCCTCGTCCACTCGCTGCCGCTGACCGTGATCCTGTTGGTGCTCTTCGTGGTGATGGCCCGCTGGCTGTTCCGGCGCTCGTTCGGCGAGCCCGTTGACGTGACCGACGTGCTCGGCGACCTGCGTCCGCGCGACGCGATCACCAACCAGCGGATGCTCGTGCGGTGCCTGGTCGTGCTCGGCCTGGTGATGGTCGCGTTCAGCCTGCACACCGTGCTGCACCTCGCCCCGTCACTGGTCGCGATGCTCGGCGCGGGCGCGACCGTGCTGGTCTCGCGCACCGAGCCCGAGGAGTTCCTCGAGGAGGTCGAGTGGGGCACCCTCGCCTTCTTCATGGCGCTGTTCGTGCTGGTCGGCTCGCTGGTCCAGGTCGGTGTCATCGGCCGCATCAGCGAGCTCGCGGCCGAGGCGATGGGCGAGCGCGAGCTGCTCGCCGCGACCGCGCTGCTGTTCGGCTCCGGGGTCGTCGGCGCCTTCGTCGACAACATCCCGTACACGACCGCGACCGTGCCGATCGTCGAGGAGATGGTGTCCGCCACCGGGTCGTCCGGTGCGGACAGCCCGCTGTGGTGGGCCTTCGTCTTCGGCGCCGACCTCGGCGGCAACGCCACCGCCGTCGCCGCCGGCGCCAACGTGGTCGTGCTCGGCATCGCGGCCAAGTCGGGCGAGCCGATCAGCTTCTGGCAGTTCACGCGGTACGGCGTCGTGGTCACCCTGATGACGCTGGTCGTCGCCTGGCTCTACGTCTACCTGCGCTACTTCGCGTGGGCCTGA
- a CDS encoding nitroreductase family protein has translation MEFAEVVRRRRMTRAYTSAPVEAAVLERALDHATRAPSAGFSQGWAFVVLDTPETVRGFWEAQADTSAPDRWLAGMMSAPVVVVPCSRRDAYLDRYAEPDKHRAGLGEHDAGRWAMPYWHLDTAMAALLLLQSVTDAGLGACFFGLVPGRVDAVKDALGLVDTDDAEAPHPIGAITIGHPAPRSTGAQGSASRRRRTPWREVAHRGRWGAGWLGQDA, from the coding sequence GTGGAGTTCGCCGAGGTGGTACGACGACGCCGGATGACGCGCGCCTACACCTCCGCCCCGGTCGAGGCGGCCGTGCTCGAACGGGCGCTCGACCACGCCACCCGCGCGCCGAGCGCCGGCTTCTCACAGGGGTGGGCGTTCGTCGTACTGGACACCCCGGAGACGGTCCGCGGGTTCTGGGAGGCGCAGGCCGACACCTCGGCACCGGACCGCTGGCTGGCCGGGATGATGAGCGCGCCGGTGGTCGTCGTGCCGTGCAGCCGCCGAGATGCCTACCTCGACCGCTACGCAGAGCCCGACAAGCACCGCGCCGGCCTGGGCGAGCACGACGCGGGTCGCTGGGCGATGCCCTACTGGCACCTCGACACCGCGATGGCCGCCCTGCTGCTGCTCCAGTCGGTGACCGACGCCGGCCTCGGCGCCTGCTTCTTCGGGCTGGTGCCCGGCCGGGTCGACGCCGTCAAGGACGCACTCGGCCTGGTCGACACCGACGACGCGGAGGCGCCACACCCGATCGGCGCTATCACGATCGGCCACCCGGCCCCCCGCAGCACGGGCGCGCAGGGCTCGGCGAGCCGGCGCCGTCGTACGCCGTGGCGCGAGGTCGCCCATCGTGGCCGCTGGGGTGCGGGCTGGCTGGGGCAGGACGCCTGA
- a CDS encoding TrkA C-terminal domain-containing protein gives MGAAELELAVAVGMLAAAIGFAIGLAIGRGRQPRWAEKGSLVHKVSIGFATLDRLDAVLLRFEVEPESHLAGVEVDELRLPAGAAVALITRGRDVLVPGGRTVLRTGDQVLAVTARDRQVEVEDRLLAVSRYGRLAGWYAALEPARWGAA, from the coding sequence ATGGGCGCGGCTGAGCTGGAGCTCGCCGTCGCGGTCGGCATGCTCGCCGCGGCGATCGGGTTCGCGATCGGCCTGGCGATCGGGCGCGGCCGGCAGCCGCGGTGGGCGGAGAAGGGCAGCCTGGTGCACAAGGTGTCGATCGGGTTCGCGACCCTCGACCGGCTCGACGCCGTGCTCCTGCGCTTCGAGGTCGAGCCCGAGTCGCACCTCGCGGGCGTCGAGGTCGACGAGCTCCGGCTCCCAGCCGGCGCGGCGGTCGCGCTGATCACCCGGGGTCGTGACGTGCTGGTGCCGGGCGGGCGCACCGTGCTGCGCACCGGCGACCAGGTGCTCGCCGTGACCGCCCGGGACCGGCAGGTCGAGGTCGAGGACCGGCTGCTCGCGGTGAGCAGGTACGGGCGCCTGGCCGGGTGGTACGCCGCCCTCGAGCCGGCCAGGTGGGGCGCGGCGTGA
- a CDS encoding helix-turn-helix domain-containing protein, whose translation MSGPDVNAEVRKLSARLLPECDQLGAAMAERIRAEIPVYDTGDVVSHNELVVSCTVNARYILGNLAGEVTPTETPTETGTTRAEQGVPYAMVLQAFRVGSRFIWEVLVERADPEDRDLLLLAAADIWAVSDQLAADVTDAYRRAMADRARRDGQMRSVLVGSLLDGDADATAYVGETAGMLDLGRATEYVVVSAESPTPGAEGLPDVERALRRANVRSAWRLDHDHQEGVVALRFGFGAEHLVDLLAGLARGRVGVSSVVGRLDDIQEARRQARVACAAVSPGATVVGRFGADPLAVLLAGSPDQARVLVDAVLAPVLALPEDDREVVFATARAWLAAGGSTSTAARELHVHRNTVRYRIRRLEEITGRDLARPVDAAELYVALECVRILGLG comes from the coding sequence GTGAGTGGACCGGACGTGAACGCCGAGGTACGCAAGCTCAGTGCGCGGCTGCTGCCGGAGTGCGACCAGCTCGGCGCCGCGATGGCCGAGCGGATCCGGGCCGAGATCCCCGTCTACGACACCGGTGACGTCGTGAGCCACAACGAGCTGGTCGTGTCCTGCACGGTCAACGCCCGCTACATCCTCGGCAACCTCGCCGGCGAGGTGACGCCGACCGAGACACCCACCGAGACCGGCACCACCCGCGCCGAGCAGGGCGTCCCGTACGCGATGGTGCTGCAGGCGTTCCGGGTCGGCTCCCGGTTCATCTGGGAGGTGCTCGTCGAGCGCGCCGACCCCGAGGACCGCGACCTGCTCCTGCTCGCCGCCGCCGACATCTGGGCGGTCAGCGACCAGCTCGCCGCCGACGTCACCGACGCCTACCGCCGGGCGATGGCCGACCGTGCCCGCCGCGACGGACAGATGCGCTCCGTGCTCGTCGGCTCCCTGCTCGACGGCGACGCCGACGCGACGGCGTACGTCGGCGAGACGGCCGGCATGCTCGACCTGGGCCGGGCCACGGAGTACGTCGTGGTGTCGGCCGAGTCGCCGACGCCCGGCGCCGAGGGACTGCCCGACGTGGAGCGGGCGCTGCGACGCGCCAACGTCCGCTCGGCCTGGCGGCTCGACCACGACCACCAGGAGGGCGTGGTCGCGCTGCGGTTCGGGTTCGGCGCCGAGCACCTGGTCGACCTGCTCGCCGGTCTCGCCCGCGGCCGGGTCGGGGTCAGCAGCGTCGTCGGCCGGCTCGACGACATCCAGGAGGCGCGACGCCAGGCCCGTGTGGCCTGTGCCGCCGTCTCGCCCGGCGCGACGGTCGTCGGCCGGTTCGGCGCCGACCCGCTCGCCGTACTGCTGGCGGGGAGTCCGGACCAGGCCCGGGTCCTCGTCGACGCGGTGCTCGCTCCCGTGCTGGCGCTGCCCGAGGACGACCGGGAGGTCGTCTTCGCGACCGCCCGCGCCTGGCTCGCCGCAGGCGGCTCGACCTCGACCGCGGCCCGTGAGCTGCACGTGCACCGCAACACCGTGCGCTACCGGATCCGCCGACTCGAGGAGATCACCGGACGCGACCTCGCCCGGCCCGTCGACGCGGCCGAGCTGTACGTCGCACTGGAGTGCGTGCGGATCCTCGGACTGGGATAG
- a CDS encoding response regulator transcription factor: MIRVLLADDHALVRHGVRLILEQQPDIEVVAEASDGAEVIALLREVEVDLVVLDIAMPTMTGLQAAREIARRRTPPRVLMLSMHDNEQYFFSALKLGASGYVLKSVVDEDLVSACRAAVRGEAFVYPGAMGALVRDYLDRLARGERVPATVLTPREDEVLKLIAEGRSSREIAAILSISVKTVEKHRSHILARLGMTDRTQLTRYAIRAGLVEP, from the coding sequence ATGATCCGGGTCCTGCTCGCCGACGACCACGCCCTCGTCCGGCACGGCGTGCGGCTGATCCTCGAGCAGCAGCCCGACATCGAGGTGGTCGCCGAGGCCTCGGACGGCGCGGAGGTGATCGCGCTGCTGCGGGAGGTCGAGGTCGACCTCGTGGTGCTGGACATCGCGATGCCCACGATGACCGGGCTGCAGGCGGCGCGCGAGATCGCGCGGCGTCGTACGCCACCGCGGGTCCTGATGCTGTCGATGCACGACAACGAGCAGTACTTCTTCTCCGCACTCAAGCTCGGCGCCTCGGGGTACGTGCTGAAGTCGGTCGTCGACGAGGACCTGGTCTCCGCGTGCCGGGCCGCCGTCCGGGGCGAGGCGTTCGTCTATCCCGGCGCGATGGGGGCGCTGGTGCGCGACTACCTCGATCGGCTGGCGCGTGGAGAGCGGGTGCCCGCGACCGTGCTGACCCCGCGCGAGGACGAGGTGCTCAAGCTGATCGCCGAGGGGCGCTCGTCGCGGGAGATCGCGGCGATCCTGTCGATCAGCGTCAAGACCGTAGAGAAGCACCGCTCGCACATCCTGGCCCGGCTCGGCATGACCGACCGGACCCAGCTGACGCGGTATGCGATCCGGGCGGGGCTGGTCGAGCCGTGA
- a CDS encoding ABC transporter ATP-binding protein yields the protein MRPSPVVTHLTTADLRQREPVLPRIAHLLRPYRGKIMLVLVAVLAAAALQAMVPFLTRAVFDDALFPLDGGGPRLHLLAWLIAGMCAIPIVAALIGIVQMWLTSTVGNSAMADLRGDLFEHLQKMELAFFTATKTGAIQSRLANDVAGVRTVLTDTATTIVQNSVTVTAAFVSMIVLSWQLTLLTLFLMPLFVGLQFRVGRARQRLARRTQESLSEMTAITEEALSVSGILLAKVFNRAESEVERYREANRRQTRLQVEQAMTGRTFFAMVQTFFAITPALIYLVAGWIITGNVPVGADTITAGTLVAFTTLQSRLQMPLLQLMRVTLDVQTSMALFRRIFEYLDLEPAITERPGATVLDPDRLQGRVELRGVRFRYPEPRSLSGAVDRDRFGETGVRIEDDEERPVGSAWALDDVSLVVEPGQLAAIVGPSGSGKTTATYLVPRFYDVTEGAVLIDGYDVRDLTLSSLADAVGMVTQEPYLFHGTIRDNIAYARPGASSEEIVRAARDANIHDRIMSFPEGYETITGERGYRLSGGEKQRLAIARVLLKDPRILILDEATSALDNETERLVQEALERATRSRTTIAIAHRLSTIRSADVIFGLEDGHLVEQGSHDDLLLAGGLYKRLYDEQFSRVPAGTPWCDPRRADVPL from the coding sequence ATGCGGCCGAGCCCGGTGGTGACCCACCTGACGACCGCCGACCTGCGCCAGCGCGAGCCGGTGCTGCCGCGGATCGCCCACCTGCTTCGGCCCTATCGGGGCAAGATCATGCTCGTCCTGGTCGCGGTCCTGGCCGCCGCGGCGCTGCAGGCGATGGTGCCGTTCCTGACCCGTGCGGTCTTCGACGACGCCCTGTTCCCGCTCGACGGCGGCGGCCCCCGCCTGCACCTGCTGGCCTGGCTGATCGCGGGCATGTGCGCGATCCCGATCGTGGCGGCGCTGATCGGGATCGTGCAGATGTGGCTGACCTCGACCGTCGGGAACTCCGCGATGGCCGACCTGCGTGGCGACCTCTTCGAGCACCTGCAGAAGATGGAGCTGGCGTTCTTCACCGCCACCAAGACCGGCGCGATCCAGTCCCGGCTGGCCAACGACGTCGCCGGGGTGCGGACGGTGCTCACCGACACCGCGACCACGATCGTGCAGAACTCGGTCACCGTGACGGCGGCGTTCGTGTCGATGATCGTGCTGTCGTGGCAGCTGACCCTGCTCACGCTGTTCCTGATGCCGCTGTTCGTGGGCCTGCAGTTCCGGGTCGGCCGCGCGCGGCAGCGGCTGGCTCGGCGCACCCAGGAGTCGCTCTCCGAGATGACCGCCATCACCGAGGAGGCCCTGTCGGTGAGCGGGATCCTGCTCGCCAAGGTGTTCAACCGGGCCGAGTCGGAGGTGGAGCGCTACCGCGAGGCGAACCGCAGGCAGACCCGGCTGCAGGTCGAGCAGGCGATGACCGGGCGCACCTTCTTCGCGATGGTGCAGACCTTCTTCGCGATCACGCCCGCACTGATCTACCTGGTCGCCGGCTGGATCATCACCGGCAACGTCCCCGTCGGTGCCGACACGATCACCGCCGGCACCCTGGTCGCGTTCACGACGCTGCAGAGCCGGCTGCAGATGCCGTTGCTGCAGCTGATGCGGGTCACGCTCGACGTACAGACCTCGATGGCGCTGTTCCGCCGGATCTTCGAGTACCTCGACCTCGAGCCCGCGATCACCGAGCGGCCCGGCGCGACCGTGCTCGACCCCGACAGGCTGCAGGGCCGGGTCGAGCTGCGCGGCGTCCGGTTCCGCTACCCCGAGCCGCGCTCGCTGTCGGGCGCCGTCGACCGCGACCGGTTCGGCGAGACGGGCGTGCGGATCGAGGACGACGAGGAGCGGCCCGTCGGCTCGGCGTGGGCGCTCGACGACGTCTCCCTGGTGGTCGAGCCCGGTCAGCTCGCCGCGATCGTCGGCCCCTCCGGCAGCGGCAAGACGACGGCGACGTACCTGGTCCCCCGCTTCTACGACGTCACCGAGGGTGCCGTCCTCATCGACGGGTACGACGTCCGCGACCTCACCCTCTCCTCGCTCGCCGACGCGGTGGGGATGGTCACCCAGGAGCCGTATCTCTTCCACGGCACGATCCGCGACAACATCGCCTACGCCCGCCCCGGCGCGAGCTCGGAGGAGATCGTGCGGGCGGCGCGCGACGCCAACATCCACGACCGGATCATGAGCTTCCCCGAGGGCTACGAGACGATCACCGGCGAGCGCGGCTACCGACTCTCCGGCGGCGAGAAGCAGCGCCTCGCGATCGCCCGGGTGCTGCTCAAGGACCCGCGGATCCTGATCCTCGACGAGGCCACCTCCGCCCTCGACAACGAGACCGAGCGGCTGGTCCAGGAGGCGCTCGAACGGGCCACCCGCTCCCGCACCACCATCGCGATCGCCCACCGGCTCTCCACGATCCGATCCGCCGACGTCATCTTCGGGCTCGAGGACGGGCACCTGGTCGAGCAGGGCTCCCACGACGACCTGCTGCTGGCCGGTGGCCTCTACAAGCGGCTGTACGACGAGCAGTTCTCCCGCGTCCCCGCCGGCACGCCCTGGTGCGACCCGCGCCGCGCCGACGTCCCGTTGTGA